A region from the Drosophila takahashii strain IR98-3 E-12201 chromosome 2L, DtakHiC1v2, whole genome shotgun sequence genome encodes:
- the LOC108069556 gene encoding uncharacterized protein, which produces MLTESVLPKLSSDENCQRTLEFHNFWQLLRNYTSYKNAVVIAAAVRTPSSPFRAEEQRLAGLVVDELVKRTNVPREEVNKLIVCSSLKTQAPDCRALLSNVAKELGLKCETLTLQDDVCSIGGLQMTLDCLQRGEDQCIITGDTRCQVIQPEHGVLANEMMPVQQPRSRIRSGAELITVPVPAPTLSAAALAWTTLQMAQRLNLQPLALLREFAIKQDDEQAMYRLARREPITPSEIFSWTMVTGTEKARPENILGDLNTNRLCMHDFRQVTASHLLTHLVHSLPSGSLGCAYMGTPDGRSMIMVLEKLATTIDQLEGLPLLTLYTRDPCSLCDEMVQQLERGFAGRFRLEKVYIDRKENVRFLRLFRHDIPVLFFNGQFLCMHRLNENALVERLDGLNRSY; this is translated from the exons ATGTTAACAGAGTCAG TTTTGCCCAAACTCAGTTCAGACGAAAATTGCCAACGGACTCTCGAATTCCACAACTTCTGGCAGCTGTTGCGCAACTACACATCTTATAAGAATGCGGTGGTGATAGCGGCTGCCGTTAGGACACCGAGCTCTCCCTTCCGGGCGGAGGAGCAGCGACTGGCGGGCTTGGTGGTGGACGAACTGGTGAAGCGCACCAACGTGCCACGTGAGGAGGTCAACAAACTGATAGTCTGCTCCTCCCTCAAGACTCAGGCTCCAGATTGCAGGGCGCTGCTGTCCAACGTGGCCAAGGAGTTAGGCCTCAAGTGCGAGACCCTCACTCTGCAGGACGATGTCTGCTCCATAGGCGGCCTGCAGATGACTCTGGACTGCCTGCAGCGCGGGGAAGACCAGTGCATCATTACGGGCGACACTCGTTGTCAGGTCATTCAGCCAGAGCATGGGGTACTGGCCAATGAGATGATGCCCGTGCAGCAGCCCCGTTCTCGCATACGGTCTGGAGCGGAACTGATCACTGTGCCGGTGCCAGCACCCACGCTTAGCGCCGCTGCTCTCGCCTGGACCACTCTGCAAATGGCCCAGCGTCTCAACCTCCAACCACTAGCCCTGCTGCGCGAGTTTGCAATAAAACAGGACGACGAGCAGGCAATGTACCGCCTGGCCAGGCGAGAGCCGATCACGCCCAGCGAGATCTTCTCCTGGACCATGGTAACCGGCACGGAGAAAGCTAGACCAGAAAACATTCTTGGTGACCTGAATACCAACCGCCTGTGCATGCATGACTTTAGGCAGGTCACAGCTAGCCACCTGCTTACCCACCTGGTACACTCTCTTCCCTCAGGCAGTCTTGGATGCGCCTACATGGGCACGCCGGATGGCCGCTCTATGATCATGGTTCTCGAAAAGCT AGCGACCACAATCGATCAGTTGGAGGGCCTGCCGCTGCTCACTTTGTACACTAGAGATCCGTGTTCATTGTGCGATGAAATGGTGCAACAGCTGGAGCGGGGTTTTGCAGGCAGATTTCGTCTGGAGAAGGTATACATCGACCGGAAGGAAAACGTTCGGTTCCTGCGCCTCTTCAGGCATGACATTCCTGTTTTGTTCTTCAACGGACAGTTTCTATGCATGCACCGATTGAATGAAAATGCACTAGTAGAGCGATTGGATGGTCTGAATCGATCGTACTAA
- the Fbw5 gene encoding F-box/WD repeat-containing protein 5, translated as MEVTFKKARLGMDGNTSPTVDEESDEGSSGSDSFGWWALPEPALLMIFERLSVADLLKASRCCRRWHSIAQDDLLWRQKFQEHFRASPSVSLKPGAESWRSEYQRLSMHIPFVQAQRLEPTVENNHGHTHQVLHVSFAHNGEMFATCSKDGYVIIWNAQHPCTEKYAHNMKQFSWKYSQYSQFNQSDTLLLVSGVHFGSPQSTSGEIAVFYLGATESHLRCRVVNRPYDIFGTWFSDQYLISGDLHWLAHLVSTSVLWLNKANQEIDSEHVPIMSQLYKFYNRNASSVRAIMVARCPWLDESNDPLVTMAVQDPHSAALSLQNSDPGSSSQASGNPLSHAASLRRTRSATPEENYLPDISERRSRTRPGDATIHYLEEYRKAVASANEPSEDGEEEYDSMDVQEEYDEMENNMPKYLIFSTGSKTFTPHQIGFKRIRNVYFPKKLDPGPTLKERIAAKRAAEQQQQQTPRTDPDWWDYESVKDRFDKVDKVIDLHGHIIGMALSPDHRYLYVNTRPWPKNYVITNPLEPPPIAQEIDIHVIDLMTLKRVGNMLRAHKAYTPSTECFFIFLDVCEEYVASGAEDQHAYLWDRYYGISLAKFKHSDVVNSVAFNPRDSEMLVTTSDDYTIKVWRSRAKAKEFNIPNNVSESYELKPKI; from the exons ATGGAAGTGACCTTCAAAAAAGCCCGACTGGGAATGGACGGGAATACGTCACCAACGGTGGACGAGGAAAGCGACGAGGGCTCCTCTGGCTCCGATTCGTTCGGCTGGTGGGCCCTGCCGGAGCCAGCTCTTTTAATGATCTTCGAGCGCCTAAGTGTGGCTGATCTCCTGAAGGCAAGCCGATGCTGTCGTAGGTGGCACAGCATTGCCCAAGACGATCTGCTATGGCGCCAAAAGTTCCAGGAGCACTTCAGGGCCTCTCCGAGCGTTTCGCTGAAGCCGGGGGCCGAGAGCTGGCGGTCGGAATACCAACGCCTGTCAATGCATATACCTTTCGTTCAGGCCCAGCGCTTGGAGCCTACAGTGGAGAACAACCATGGGCACACTCACCAAGTGCTGCATGTGAGCTTTGCCCACAACGGCGAAATGTTTGCCACCTGCTCCAAGGACGGCTATGTGATA ATATGGAACGCTCAGCACCCATGTACAGAGAAGTATGCGCACAACATGAAACAGTTTAGCTGGAAGTATTCCCAGTACTCGCAGTTCAATCAGAGCGACACGTTGCTACTAGTCTCCGGTGTCCATTTTGGATCGCCACAATCAACATCTGGGGAGATTGCGGTGTTTTATCTGGGGGCAACTGAGTCACACCTACGCTGCCGTGTGGTTAACCGTCCTTACGACATATTTGGCACCTGGTTCAGCGATCAATATTTAATCTCGGGCGACCTCCACTGGCTGGCGCATCTTGTAAGCACCTCGGTTCTGTGGCTGAACAAGGCTAATCAGGAGATTGACTCGGAGCATGTACCGATCATGAGTCAGCTTTACAAGTTCTACAATAGAAACGCTAGTTCGGTCAGGGCCATAATGGTGGCCAGATGTCCCTGGCTGGACGAGAGCAACGATCCGCTGGTAACGATGGCGGTGCAAGACCCTCACAGTGCGGCGCTCTCGCTGCAGAACAGCGATCCGGGGTCCAGCTCGCAGGCCAGTGGCAATCCACTGTCCCATGCGGCCAGCCTTCGTCGAACAAGGAGCGCCACACCGGAGGAGAACTACTTGCCGGACATCAGCGAGCGGCGTTCCAGAACGCGACCCGGGGATGCCACCATTCACTACTTGGAGGAATACAGGAAAGCGGTTGCTAGCGCCAACGAACCGAGCGAAGACGGTGAAGAGGAGTACGACTCCATGGATGTACAAGAAGAATACGACGAGATGGAGAACAATATGCcaaaatatctaattttttcaACGGGTTCTAAGACCTTTACGCCCCACCAAATCGGTTTCAAGCGCATACGCAACGTATACTTTCCTAAAAAGCTGGATCCTGGGCCAACTCTTAAGGAAAGAATAGCTGCAAAGCGGGCCGctgagcaacagcagcagcagacgcCTCGCACCGATCCGGACTGGTGGGACTATGAGTCAGTCAAGGATAGGTTCGACAAGGTGGACAAGGTGATAGATCTGCACGGACACATCATCGGCATGGCTCTGAGCCCAGACCATCGGTACTTGTACGTCAACACACGTCCCTGGCCAAAGAACTACGTGATCACCAATCCTCTGGAGCCGCCACCCATCGCCCAAGAAATAGATATTCACGTAATCGACCTGATGACTCTCAAGCGGGTGGGAAATATGCTACGCGCCCACAAGGCGTACACGCCCAGCACGGAGTGTTTCTTTATCTTTCTGGACGTGTGCGAGGAGTACGTGGCAAGTGGCGCGGAAGATCAGCACGCTTACCTCTGGGATCGATACTACGGCATCAGCCTGGCCAAGTTTAAGCACTCGGACGTGGTTAACAGTGTGGCCTTCAACCCGCGCGACTCAGAGATGCTGGTAACCACTAGTGACGATTACACAATCAAG GTCTGGCGCTCACgggcaaaagcaaaagagtttaatatccCCAATAACGTCAGCGAATCATATGAGCTCAAGCCCAAAATCTGA
- the LOC108063491 gene encoding uncharacterized protein produces the protein MVYAQNLSTHPGSPSGPAEYQFVPARCKEHPVVDQAISGSLSLCSFPPNYVTPDSEDIRAVINHIKNLRFDWEKN, from the exons atGGTCTATGCACagaacttaagcacacacccaggaagtccatcaggaccggcaga ATATCAGTTTGTACCCGCTCGATGCAAGGAGCATCCTGTAGTCGATCAAGCAATTAGCGGTTCGTTAAGTTTATGCAGTTTTCCACCGAATTATGTAACTCCAGATTCGGAAGACATTAGGGCGGTGATCAACCACATTAAAAACTTGAGATTTgattgggaaaaaaattag
- the LOC108063494 gene encoding protein RCC2 homolog, giving the protein MSAKRKAGGNGAGPNKRRPKKKESDYEDEFSDESEEDGVHQQAAAANQMEVLIPHDDLDPPSKLPEDLLATLEKTPGQMLLAGMVTWDLTGKRDRKNVTKVRPNLYSFHRFTDEKYRYVASGPSAAHTIVINMDRKALGFGRNPSGQLGLSQDIKLAEKPTLIPALEQLNIVQAAVGRHHTLFLTDTGTVYACGENKSGQCGVGNTHANIYSPTPINYRGPPIIRIGCGAEFSVILDIKGSLHTFGLPEYGQLGHNTDAKYFVNANKLSFHFETSPKKVVLYIEKSKEGHVTPVDGVQIVDFACGNNHTVAIDSKKRVYSWGFGGFGRLGHAEPKDEMVPRLMKFYDTQGRGGRSVYCGSTFSLIVNELGLLFLFGQNKKTGEANMYPKPVQDLSGWNITDIGCANTSIVISADDTLIAWGASPTFGELGIGEFQKSSTVPKEVPKLDNIKIPQVTMGYSHTALLVDTSHEGTKQKYEKMPEYTIDD; this is encoded by the exons ATGTCAGCCAAGCGCAAGGCAGGAGGCAACGGAGCCGGACCCAATAAGCGGCGCCCGAAGAAGAAGGAGTCTGACTACGAGGATGAGTTCAGCGATGAGTCCGAAGAAGACGGCGTGCACCAACAGGCGGCCGCTGCTAATCAAATGGAGGTTCTCATTCCCCACGACGACCTTGACCCGCCCAGCAAGCTGCCCGAGGACTTGCTGGCCACTTTGGAAAAGACTCCGGGCCAGATGCTGCTTGCCGGCATGGTAACCTGGGACCTGACTGGTAAGCGGGACCGCAAGAACGTTACGAAGGTGCGCCCAAACCTGTACAGCTTTCACCGGTTTACGGATGAGAAG TATCGATATGTGGCTAGCGGACCCAGTGCCGCTCACACAATTGTTATCAACATGGACCGCAAGGCGCTTGGTTTTGGGCGGAATCCCAGCGGCCAGCTGGGCCTTAGCCAAGACATTAAGTTGGCTGAGAAGCCCACCCTCATTCCGGCCCTGGAACAGCTAAACATCGTGCAAGCAGCGGTCGGCCGGCATCACACTCTGTTTCTGACCGACACGGGCACCGTATACGCCTGCGGCGAGAATAAGTCTGGCCAGTGCGGCGTGGGGAATACCCACGCCAATATCTATTCGCCCACGCCGATCAACTACCGAGGACCGCCGATCATCCGGATCGGTTGCGGGGCCGAGTTCTCGGTCATTCTGGACATCAAGGGGAGCCTGCACACATTTGGACTGCCAGAATACGGCCAGTTGGGCCACAACACTGACGCCAAGTATTTTGTAAACGCCAACAAGCTGTCATTCCACTTCGAGACGTCGCCCAAAAAGGTGGTCCTGTATATAGAGAAAAGCAAGGAAGGCCATGTGACGCCAGTCGATGGTGTGCAGATCGTGGATTTTGCCTGCGGCAACAACCACACA GTCGCCATTGACTCCAAGAAACGCGTCTACAGCTGGGGCTTTGGCGGTTTTGGACGTCTCGGCCATGCAGAGCCCAAGGACGAGATGGTACCGCGACTAATGAAGTTTTATGACACACAGGGTCGGGGTGGGCGTAGCGTCTACTGCGGATCTACTTTTAGTCTGATCGTTAATGAGCTGGGCCTGCTCTTCCTGTTCGGCCAGAATAAGAAGACAGGCGAGGCTAATATGTATCCCAAACCAGTTCAGGATCTGTCCGGATGGAATATCACCGACATTGGCTGTGCCAACACATCAATCGTGATTTCGGCCGATGACACACTTATCGCTTGGGGCGCATCGCCAACGTTTGGAGAGCTGGGCATCGGGGAGTTCCAGAAGTCGTCGACGGTGCCTAAGGAGGTGCCAAAGTTGGACAACATTAAAATACCTCAGGTAACTATGGGTTACTCGCACACGGCGTTGCTGGTGGACACCAGCCACGAGGGCACGAAGCAAAAGTACGAGAAGATGCCCGAGTACACTATTGATGATTAG
- the LOC108063492 gene encoding gastrin/cholecystokinin type B receptor produces the protein MNRDNLQQWWENSYRRHLPEPSYSNNYGLESAELQFAHQDPNQLPMDYEYGNLSLGNPYDLDQEQFGISSLTLLLLAVSYGLVVFGGVVGNSTLVLTLCSASSVRLRNPLLLAVCIADLLVTGISAPVTLLNLAMNRRTRSMPLVLCKVIHYIQVMPVAASTISFFMLSLDRYATVKHPRLAQLRQRRYLHVSLAVLSWLASAAISTPFLFAYKIIAKSMVVKGSMATKTTPSPVSISCTSDLGASAMFMSFITFHTIAVFVLPGVGVLLNHYGVRRKLCALSLTARAAHGELPLPIPILRRQTHMVIVTGCPNAQQAACGGGTTADDTSNGNGAGIGGGPMPISPGDIQLHNLHPQQPGSTGSALEPGSYRSSNPISPRAMREIRAHSQRQRINRAGRGPATPGIPLPQTSTLRSRRHLANMLIASAVIFIACWTPHVFCILYKNFGSKQQCSQTSVYFSLLLGYFYSSISPVIYWALNHNSLRQSPCAPIIRLRSMQNFLRSRFRTHTAPPPPSSTNEAALGAFNPKLIKLTPKQYRAQASSHYLY, from the exons ATGAACAGGGACAATCTGCAGCAGTGGTGGGAGAACTCCTACCGACGCCATCTCCCGGAGCCCAGTTATAGTAATAATTATGGTCTTGAATCCGCCGAGCTGCAGTTCGCACACCAGGATCCCAACCAACTGCCCATGGACTACGAATACGGCAACTTGAGCCTGGGCAATCCGTACGACTTGGACCAGGAGCAGTTCGG CATCTCCTCGCTGACGCTGCTCCTGCTGGCGGTCAGCTACGGGCTTGTGGTTTTCGGCGGCGTTGTGGGCAACTCCACGCTGGTGCTGACCCTCTGCTCGGCCTCTTCGGTGCGCCTCAGAAACCCACTACTATTGGCCGTCTGCATTGCGGACCTGCTCGTCACCGGCATTTCTGCGCCGGTCACACTCCTTAATCTCGCGATGAACCGCCGGACGCGATCAATGCCGCTGGTGCTGTGCAAGGTCATCCACTACATACAG GTCATGCCCGTAGCGGCCAGCACCATTTCGTTCTTTATGCTCTCCCTGGACCGCTACGCCACCGTGAAACATCCTAGATTGGCTCAGTTGCGCCAGCGCCGTTACTTGCATGTCTCATTGGCTGTGCTTTCCTGGCTAGCCTCAGCGGCCATTAGCACGCCATTCCTGTTCGCCTATAAGATCATCGCCAAATCTATGGTGGTCAAGGGTAGCATGGCGACGAAAACCACGCCGAGCCCAGTTAGCATAAGCTGCACTTCCGATCTGGGCGCTAGCGCCATGTTCATGTCCTTCATTACCTTTCACACGATCGCCGTGTTCGTGCTGCCGGGCGTTGGTGTGCTTCTCAACCACTACGGCGTCCGTCGCAAGCTCTGCGCACTTTCCCTGACGGCTCGGGCTGCCCACGGAGAGCTGCCCCTTCCCATCCCCATCCTGAGGCGCCAGACCCACATGGTAATCGTTACTGGCTGCCCCAACGCACAGCAAGCTGCCTGCGGAGGGGGCACCACGGCAGACGACACCTCCAACGGAAATGGAGCGGGCATCGGGGGCGGTCCAATGCCCATTAGTCCAGGAGACATCCAGCTTCACAACCTACATCCGCAACAGCCGGGCTCTACCGGATCGGCCCTCGAACCAGGTTCTTACCGCTCAAGCAATCCAATATCGCCAAG AGCAATGAGAGAAATTCGAGCCCACTCGCAGAGACAGCGCATTAACCGGGCGGGAAGAGGACCTGCGACCCCCGGGATACCATTACCCCAGACATCCACACTTCGTTCACGGCGGCACCTTGCCAACATGCTGATCGCCTCAGCTGTGATTTTCATAGCCTGCTGGACACCGCACGTCTTCTGCATCCTTTACAAAAACTTCGGTAGCAAGCAGCAGTGCAGCCAGACCTCCGTTTACTTCAGCCTTCTACTGG GCTACTTCTACTCGTCCATCAGCCCAGTGATTTACTGGGCTCTTAACCACAACTCGCTTCGACAATCTCCCTGCGCGCCCATCATCCGCCTGCGCTCTATGCAGAACTTCCTAAGGTCGCGCTTCCGGACGCACACCGCCCCGCCGCCTCCGTCGTCCACCAACGAGGCGGCCTTAGGAGCGTTTAACCCCAAGCTGATTAAACTGACACCGAAACAGTATAGAGCTCAGGCCTCTTCGCATTATCTCTACTAG
- the ND-51 gene encoding NADH dehydrogenase [ubiquinone] flavoprotein 1, mitochondrial yields the protein MAAIVRFNLLTKPHIGAVLPATLQLQRFQGTQAPPPGTPPPQTKTKFGPLADEDRIFTNLYGRHDWRLKGALKRGDWYKTKEIVLKGPDWIVNEIKTSGLRGRGGAGFPSGMKWSFMNKPGDGRPKYLVVNADEGEPGTCKDREIMRHDPHKLVEGCLIAGRAMGAQAAYIYIRGEFYNEASNMQLAIAEAYQAGLIGKNACGTGYDFDVFMHRGAGAYICGEETALIESLEGKQGKPRLKPPFPADVGVFGCPTTVTNVETVAVAPSICRRGGPWFASFGRTRNSGTKLFNISGHVNRPCTVEEEMSIPLKELIERHCGGVTGGWDNLLGVIPGGSSTPIIPKNVCDDVIMDFDGLIAAQTSLGTAAIIVMDKSTDVIKAIARLISFYKHESCGQCTPCREGIGWMNKIMTRFVKGDAQPAEIDMLWEISKQIEGHTICALGDGAAWPVQGLIRHFRPEIEKRMQLHAKRASN from the exons ATGGCTGCAATTGTgcgatttaatttgttaacaaaGCCGCATATTG GCGCGGTTCTGCCGGCCAccctgcagctgcagcggtTCCAAGGCACCCAGGCCCCGCCTCCAGGGACTCCTCCGCCCCAAACGAAGACCAAGTTCGGTCCCCTGGCGGACGAGGATCGCATCTTCACCAACCTTTATGGGCGACACGACTGGAGGCTGAAGGGGGCTTTAAAGCGTGGCGATTGGTATAAAACTAAGGAGATTGTGTTGAAGGGTCCGGACTGGATCGTCAACGAGATTAAGACGTCCGGTCTGCGCGGTCGTGGAGGCGCTGGCTTTCCCAGTGGCATGAAGTGGTCCTTCATGAACAAGCCCGGCGACGGCCGCCCAAAGTACTTGGTGGTGAATGCCGATGAAG GAGAACCCGGCACCTGCAAAGATCGCGAGATCATGCGCCACGATCCACACAAGCTAGTGGAGGGATGTCTGATTGCTGGTCGGGCAATGGGTGCCCAGGCTGCCTACATCTACATTCGCGGCGAGTTCTACAACGAAGCTTCAAACATGCAACTGGCTATTGCCGAGGCCTACCAGGCTGGTCTGATTGGAAAGAACGCCTGCGGAACAGGCTACGACTTCGACGTCTTCATGCACCGAGGTGCTGGAGCTTACATTTGCGGCGAGGAGACCGCTTTGATCGAGTCGCTAGAAGGAAAGCAGGGAAAGCCGCGCTTGAAGCCGCCATTCCCCGCCGACGTTGGCGTCTTTGGCTGTCCGACCACAGTTACAAATGTAGAGACGGTTGCTGTGGCACCGAGCATTTGCCGCCGTGGTGGCCCATGGTTCGCCAGCTTCGGTCGCACCCGTAACTCGGGAACCAAGCTTTTTAACATTTCGGGCCACGTAAACAGGCCCTGCACTGTGGAGGAGGAAATGTCAATCCCACTTAAGGAACTGATTGAGCGCCATTGCGGAGGCGTCACTGGTGGATGGGACAATCTATTGGGCGTCATTCCTGGCGGCTCTTCCACCCCTATCATACCTAAAAATGTCTGCGACGATGTAATTATGGATTTTGATGGCTTAATCGCCGCTCAAACATCGCTCGGTACTGCGGCTATCATCGTTATGGACAAGTCTACGGATGTGATTAAGGCTATTGCCAGGCTAATATCTTTCTATAAGCATGAGAGCTGCGGGCAGTGCACGCCCTGCAGAGAGGGAATCGGCTGGATGAACAAGATCATGACGcg ATTCGTTAAGGGTGACGCGCAACCCGCTGAGATCGATATGCTGTGGGAGATATCCAAACAAATTGAGGGACATACCATATGCGCGCTTGGTGACGGTGCCGCCTGGCCAGTCCAGGGCCTTATCCGTCATTTCCGCCCCGAAATCGAGAAACGTATGCAACTGCATGCAAAGCGCGCTAGCAATTAA
- the LOC108069557 gene encoding uncharacterized protein ZK945.8, producing MAQKQSNETTNGTTTEIIDEGDTCGPSEAARTTPTLQLRLEHPRDERRVVFHAGVIDNEHLNRKKSKCCCIYKKPLAFDESSSEDDEDCEHCFGHPEKRKKNVKHSHDHDENSCPEATHADGPSTSTRATDSTLPPAEPVESPANPKTPTHGVDLEQEGSS from the exons ATGGCTCAAAAGCAGAGCAATGAGACAACCAACGGGACGACCACTGAAATTATTGACGAGGGTGATACCTGTGGTCCATCGGAGGCGGCTCGGACAACGCCCACACTGCAATTGCGTCTAGAACATCCGCGGGACGAACGCCGGGTTGTTTTTCACGCTGGAGTCATTGACAACGAGCATTTGAATCGCAAAAAATCCAAAT GCTGCTGCATATACAAAAAACCTCTGGCATTCGACGAAAGCTCTTCGGAAGATGACGAAGACTGCGAACACTGCTTTGGGCACCCCGAAAAGCGGAAGAAGAACGTTAAACACAGTCATGATCACGATGAAAACTCGTGCCCGGAGGCCACTCATGCGGATGGACCGTCGACATCCACTCGAGCTACGGACTCTACTCTCCCGCCAGCTGAGCCTGTTGAATCGCCGGCCAATCCGAAAACACCTACCCATGGCGTTGACCTCGAGCAGGAAGGTAGTTCGTAG